From the Manihot esculenta cultivar AM560-2 chromosome 3, M.esculenta_v8, whole genome shotgun sequence genome, one window contains:
- the LOC110610808 gene encoding protein FIP1 translates to MSIERRGRSASTSSEDDALFLDILHEVPLCGHGKRSSIFGALVYCVLLAGYAVLGVIAPHAFHRNLVPSLLCSCGVALLLVTGIFQQYFVSQVQKIRLQGYYSFSQKLKHVVHLPFATTAYGTAVMLLVMVWKYHISSPSIPALLRIIVLAEAICAISFMIIYIGYLHHYNSLDSQPDILKSLYTPLQQSSPLEELRYHDSGRLSDQQMALLQYQRENLHFLSEEILHLQESLRKYERSNGGTPQVDLAHMLAAREQELRTLSAEMNQLQTELRLARSLIAERESELQRVRTTNNQYLEENERLRGILVEWSTRATKLERALELERLSNLDLQKKLVTRNQTNASSEKGTA, encoded by the exons ATGTCCATAGAGAGACGCGGCCGTTCGGCCTCCACATCATCTGAAGATGATGCTCT GTTCCTCGATATACTTCATGAGGTTCCTTTGTGTGGTCACGGGAAACGCAGTAGTATTTTTGGAGCTCTTGTCTACTGTGTTCTACTG gCAGGTTATGCTGTTTTGGGTGTGATAGCTCCCCATGCGTTTCATCGCAATTTGGTCCCTTCTTTGCTTTGTAGTTGCGGTGTTGCTCTTCTACTAGTCACTG GCATCTTCCAACAATATTTCGTTTCTCAAGTCCAGAAAATACGTTTGCAG GGTTATTATAGTTTCAGCCAGAAATTGAAGCATGTTGTTCACTTACCATTTGCCACTACTGCCTATG GAACTGCTGTGATGTTGCTTGTCATGGTATGGAAATACCATATCAGCTCTCCTTCAATCCCAGCATTACTCAG GATTATTGTGTTGGCTGAAGCAATATGTGCCATATCCTTTATGATTATCTATATTG GTTATTTGCACCACTACAATTCATTAGATTCTCAGCCTGATATTTTGAAGTCGTTATATACTCCACTCCAACAATCAAGTCCTTTAGAAGAATTGAG GTATCATGATAGTGGTCGACTTTCTGATCAGCAAATGGCTTTGCTTCAATATCAGCGTGAGAACCTTCATTTTTTGAGTGAGGAG ATCCTTCATTTGCAAGAGAGCCTAAGAAAGTATGAGCGGTCTAATGGGGGCACACCTCAG GTTGATCTTGCTCACATGTTAGCAGCTCGTGAACAGGAACTACGGACACTTTCTGCCGAG ATGAATCAACTGCAAACTGAACTAAGGCTTGCTCGGTCTTTGATAGCTGAGAGAGAATCTGAGCTACAGCGAGTCCGTACTACAAACAATCAG TATTTGGAAGAGAATGAAAGACTCAGAGGTATTTTAGTGGAATGGAGCACACGAGCAACAAAG CTTGAGCGAGCATTGGAGCTAGAGCGATTGTCAAATCTCGACCTGCAAAAGAAGCTTGTAACAAGAAATCAAACAAATGCATCATCTGAAAAAGGTACAGCTTAA
- the LOC110612147 gene encoding thiol protease aleurain-like, with the protein MAHVRVIFISSLLFLLFSAVAAGLTFDDSNPIKLVSDSLHGFEASVVKVIGDTRHALSFARFAHRYGKSYENEKELKMRFAIFSENLDLIRSINKKGLPYTLALNDFADLTWQEFQKHRLGAAQNCSATTKGNHKLSGDVLPERKDWREEGIVSPVKDQGNCGSCWTFSTTGALEAAYHQAFGKGISLSEQQLVDCAGAFNNFGCDGGLPSQAFEYIRYNGGLETEEAYPYTAHDGTCKFSSENVGVRVLDSVNITLGAEDELKHAVAFVRPVSVAFEVASDFRFYKDGVYTSTICGKTPMDVNHAVLAVGYGVKNDVPYWLIKNSWGDDWGDNGYFRMEMGKNMCGIATCASYPVVA; encoded by the exons ATGGCTCACGTTCGCGTTATCTTCATCTCTTCGCTCCTGTTTCTGCTCTTCTCCGCCGTTGCAGCAGGTTTAACCTTCGACGACTCTAACCCTATCAAACTTGTGTCAGACAGTCTTCATGGCTTCGAAGCTTCTGTCGTCAAAGTTATCGGTGACACTCGCCACGCTCTTTCCTTCGCCCGTTTTGCTCACAG GTATGGGAAGAGTTATGAGAATGAGAAGGAATTGAAGATGAGGTTTGCGATTTTCTCTGAGAATTTGGATTTGATCAGATCCATCAACAAAAAGGGCCTGCCCTACACTCTTGCCCTTAAtg ATTTTGCTGACTTGACCTGGCAAGAGTTCCAAAAGCACAGATTGGGGGCTGCTCAGAACTGCTCTGCCACCACAAAGGGCAATCACAAGCTTTCTGGTGATGTCCTTCCTGAAAGA AAAGACTGGAGGGAAGAAGGCATTGTCAGCCCGGTTAAGGATCAAGGCAATTGTGGTTCTTGCTGGACTTTCAG CACCACTGGAGCTCTTGAGGCAGCCTATCATCAGGCTTTTGGAAAGGGAATCTCTTTGTCCGAGCAGCAGCTTGTGGACTGTGCCGGAGCTTTTAATAACTTTGGCTGCGATGGTGGATTGCCATCACAAGCCTTCGAATACATCAGATACAATGGTGGTCTTGAAACTGAGGAAGCATATCCTTACACTGCACATGATGGTACTTGCAAATTCTCATCAGAAAATGTTGGTGTTCGGGTGCTTGATTCTGTCAACATTACCCTG GGTGCTGAAGATGAATTAAAGCATGCAGTTGCATTTGTTCGTCCTGTGAGTGTGGCTTTTGAGGTTGCGAGTGATTTCCGTTTCTACAAAGATGGTGTTTACACCAGTACTATTTGTGGCAAAACTCCGATG GATGTGAACCATGCTGTTCTTGCAGTTGGGTATGGAGTGAAAAATGATGTTCCATACTGGCTAATTAAGAACTCTTGGGGAGATGACTGGGGAGATAATGGCTATTTTAGGatggagatggggaaaaacaTGTGTG GTATTGCAACATGCGCATCATACCCTGTTGTAGCTTAA